Proteins from one Cryptomeria japonica chromosome 4, Sugi_1.0, whole genome shotgun sequence genomic window:
- the LOC131041703 gene encoding shikimate O-hydroxycinnamoyltransferase-like, with product MAEITVRNSVLVRPATETPQHELWLSNLDLISAIRHSVTAYIYRRPPSGDFNVVQLLKDGLSKVLVHFYPLAGRLITDATGRLAVDCNGEGALFVEAATQMEIDDLADFSPSELKPLVPPAAYHVGITTSPLLMIQVTRFKCGGMSMGVGLHHSLVDGMSTLHFVNTCVSNFSGNIISNPIWQTSQMIYDGIVKMDDKYLRSQLDFLELQHDLSSFEGNGVGVNNPDLRKVGQVCPLMIRILVVESPFC from the exons ATGGCGGAAATAACGGTGAGGAATAGCGTTCTGGTTAGGCCTGCCACAGAAACTCCACAGCACGAGCTGTGGCTATCAAATCTGGATTTGATAAGTGCTATAAGGCATAGTGTAACTGCTTACATTTACAGGCGGCCTCCCAGTGGAGATTTCAATGTTGTTCAGCTTCTCAAGGATGGGCTTTCTAAAGTTCTGGTGCACTTTTATCCCTTAGCAGGAAGACTGATTACTGATGCCACCGGTCGACTTGCAGTGGATTGTAATGGTGAGGGAGCTCTATTTGTGGAGGCTGCGACTCAAATGGAGATTGACGACCTGGCTGATTTTTCTCCCTCGGAGCTCAAGCCCTTAGTCCCCCCTGCCGCCTACCATGTTGGAATTACCACATCCCCTCTTCTTATGATTCAG GTTACTAGGTTTAAATGTGGAGGAATGTCTATGGGGGTGGGTTTGCATCATAGCTTGGTAGATGGGATGTCAACATTACATTTCGTAAACACATG TGTAAGCAATTTCTCTGGAAACATTATTTCCAATCCCATTTGGCAAACTAGCCAAATGATCTATGATGGAATTGTAAAGATGGATGACAAATATCTACGCTCTCAATTAGATTTTCTTGAGTTACAACATGATTTATCATCCTTTGAAGGGAATGGTGTTGGTGTCAACAATCCTGATTTGAGGAAGGTTGGACAAGTTTGCCCCTTAATGATTCGGATTTTGGTTGTGGAAAGCCCCTTTTGCTAA